One Paenibacillus sp. FSL H7-0737 DNA segment encodes these proteins:
- a CDS encoding DnaJ C-terminal domain-containing protein — MANKSYYDALGVSKTATKQEIKKAYQKLAKKWHPDVNKASEAEAKFKEAAEAYEVLGNEEKRKLYDEELLYGAQRGRAGGGASSGASSWDSNFGGNWNGGTYSAGGSGISEEDLFGMFFGNRGSADRAGFDFFSSSSSSGRANGNPWGEARSTTQAQLDITLEQAYKGATVRVQIGDKTVDVQVPPESSEGTILKIAGTTQSGIAPGGDILLALHILPHDIYELQAGDLYGVVEVAPWQAVLGGEVKVPLPGGGAVKLKIPAGIQSGKTLRIPGKGLKRENGANGDILFGIEIVVPEPTSEAEKNLYRKLAESSHFEARAKRQSASAQRPKAKVGN; from the coding sequence GTGGCTAACAAAAGCTATTATGATGCTTTGGGCGTGAGCAAAACAGCAACTAAACAGGAAATTAAAAAGGCTTATCAAAAGCTGGCCAAGAAGTGGCATCCCGATGTGAATAAAGCCTCTGAGGCAGAGGCGAAATTCAAAGAAGCGGCTGAAGCCTATGAAGTGCTGGGCAATGAGGAGAAACGCAAGCTTTACGATGAGGAGCTGCTTTATGGGGCTCAGCGTGGTAGAGCTGGTGGAGGTGCGTCGAGCGGGGCCTCTTCGTGGGATTCAAACTTTGGTGGAAACTGGAACGGTGGGACTTATTCTGCAGGAGGTTCTGGCATTTCGGAGGAAGATTTGTTCGGAATGTTTTTTGGGAATCGGGGATCGGCGGATCGCGCTGGCTTTGATTTCTTTTCTAGTAGTAGTAGTAGTGGGCGTGCGAACGGCAATCCATGGGGTGAGGCGCGCAGTACGACGCAGGCGCAGCTGGATATTACATTGGAGCAGGCCTATAAGGGAGCAACTGTAAGAGTGCAGATCGGTGATAAAACTGTGGACGTTCAAGTTCCGCCGGAATCTAGTGAAGGCACGATTTTAAAAATCGCAGGAACCACTCAGAGTGGCATAGCTCCGGGTGGCGATATACTGCTGGCACTTCATATTCTTCCTCATGATATATACGAGCTTCAAGCTGGCGATTTATACGGTGTAGTTGAAGTTGCTCCATGGCAAGCGGTATTGGGTGGTGAGGTGAAGGTTCCATTACCGGGTGGCGGTGCTGTGAAATTGAAGATTCCTGCAGGAATTCAAAGTGGTAAAACGCTGCGCATCCCAGGCAAAGGTTTGAAGCGTGAGAATGGTGCGAACGGTGATATTTTATTTGGTATTGAGATTGTTGTCCCTGAGCCAACCAGCGAAGCGGAGAAGAATTTGTACCGTAAACTGGCTGAATCCAGCCATTTCGAGGCTAGAGCTAAACGTCAAAGCGCTAGTGCGCAGCGCCCGAAGGCAAAAGTGGGTAATTAA